Genomic segment of Aliiroseovarius sp. M344:
TATATTCTTCGGTCTGCACCCATGTGGGAATCGTGGACCACAAGGGCATTCAAACGGGGTAAGCAGTGATGGTTGGGTTTTCGGGTCTGTTTTCGTCAGACATGGCAATTGACTTGGGAACAGCGAATACGCTGGTCTACGTGAAGGGCAAAGGGATTGTCCTGAACGAACCGTCGGTCGTCGCCTACCACGTAAAGGATGGCGTCAAAAAGGTCTTGGCGGTTGGTGAAGATGCCAAATTGATGCTGGGCCGGACACCCGGATCTATCGAAGCGATCCGCCCGATGCGCGAAGGCGTCATTGCCGATTTCGACAGCGCGGAGGAGATGATCAAGCACTTCATCCGCAAAGTTCACAAACGCACGACATTCTCGAAGCCGAAAATCATTGTGTGCGTTCCCCACGGTGCGACACCTGTTGAAAAGCGTGCGATTCGCCAGTCGGTGATCTCGGCCGGAGCCCGCAAGGCGGGGCTGATCGCTGAACCGATAGCCGCGGCAATTGGGGCGGGAATGCCGATCACCGATCCGACCGGCAACATGGTCGTTGATATTGGTGGGGGTACAACCGAGGTCGCAGTTATGTCGCTTGGTGACATTGTTTATGCGCGTTCGGTGCGCGTTGGTGGCGACCGGATGGACGATGCGATCATCAACTATCTGCGCCGTCAGCAGAACATTTTGGTGGGTGAAACCACGGCTGAACGGATCAAGACCTCGATCGGCACGGCACGTATGCCCGATGACGGACGCGGTGCGTCGTTGAAAATTCGCGGCCGTGATTTGTTGAACGGTGTTCCGAAGGAAACCGAAATCAGTCAGGCGCAGGTGGCCGAAGCTTTGGCAGAACCCGTGCAGCAAATCTGCGAAGCGGTGATGACGGCGCTGGAAGCAACGCCGCCCGAT
This window contains:
- a CDS encoding rod shape-determining protein; this encodes MVGFSGLFSSDMAIDLGTANTLVYVKGKGIVLNEPSVVAYHVKDGVKKVLAVGEDAKLMLGRTPGSIEAIRPMREGVIADFDSAEEMIKHFIRKVHKRTTFSKPKIIVCVPHGATPVEKRAIRQSVISAGARKAGLIAEPIAAAIGAGMPITDPTGNMVVDIGGGTTEVAVMSLGDIVYARSVRVGGDRMDDAIINYLRRQQNILVGETTAERIKTSIGTARMPDDGRGASLKIRGRDLLNGVPKETEISQAQVAEALAEPVQQICEAVMTALEATPPDLAADIVDRGVMLTGGGALLGELDLALREQTGLSISVADESLNCVALGTGKALEFEKQLRHVIDYDS